In one window of Chelmon rostratus isolate fCheRos1 chromosome 19, fCheRos1.pri, whole genome shotgun sequence DNA:
- the dolk gene encoding dolichol kinase, giving the protein MQINPVFVESSVVLAVVLCVHMVVWNQHSWCSIALFIQAFYVQHKWDRLLRSGGAVFQFRPAANSGIVPASMVMPLLGLALREKCSASGNVYFERFSMVITITGMMLALFLSLIALGITRPVPTNTCVIAGMAGSAILYTTKQTLTVSEVIEVLEVLLIFVYLSLIVLYLLPRCFTPGEALLIVGGISFIVNQLIKRSLNLAEVKGDPVNYFLPVIVVGSLLLGVFFTLLFCFMESETWVSSLFFHMMTAVLALGILMPWLSLFIGRHPIMWLLDFVTLNDRRLCLLGYWVFLAVVATCVVLHQNYQRLSGSKKHQASTVVRKYFHLIVVATYVPGLIYDRQLLHVASVGCLAVFLFLEYVRYFRIRPLGQLLRQVLTLFLDERDSGPLILTHVYLLLGMSLPIWLFPGPCAPKGILPGAGGLVPYAGVLAVGVGDTVASVFGSTMGEIRWPGTKKTMEGTATSVFAQIIAVAMFLIFDGSINLNSTYSWIVGSITLVAMLEAYTSQIDNLLLPLYLFILLLL; this is encoded by the coding sequence ATGCAGATCAATCCAGTGTTTGTGGAGTCCTCTGTAGTTCTGGCTGTGGTGCTTTGTGTCCACATGGTGGTGTGGAACCAGCACTCCTGGTGCAGCATAGCCCTCTTCATCCAGGCCTTCTACGTACAGCACAAATGGGACCGCCTGCTCAGGTCGGGGGGCGCCGTTTTCCAGTTCCGTCCTGCAGCTAACAGCGGCATTGTCCCGGCCTCCATGGTGATGCCTTTGCTGGGCCTGGCGCTGAGAGAAAAGTGCTCCGCCTCAGGGAATGTATACTTTGAGCGCTTCTCCATGGTGATCACCATCACAGGCATGATGCTggctctgtttctgtccctgaTTGCGCTGGGCATCACGAGACCCGTACCCACCAACACGTGTGTGATCGCGGGCATGGCCGGCAGTGCGATTCTCTACACGACCAAACAGACGCTGACCGTGTCCGAGGTCATCGAGGTCTTGGAGGTGCTGTTGATCTTCGTTTATCTCAGCCTGATTGTGCTTTACCTGCTGCCACGCTGCTTCACACCCGGAGAGGCACTCCTCATCGTCGGCGGAATCAGTTTCATCGTCAACCAGCTCATCAAGCGTTCCCTGAACCtggcagaggtcaaaggtgatCCTGTGAACTATTTCCTGCCAGTCATTGTTGTGGGCTCACTGTTGCTGGGTGTTTTCTTCACCCTGCTTTTCTGCTTCATGGAGTCCGAAACCTGGGTGTCATCGCTTTTCTTTCACATGATGACAGCTGTTCTGGCCCTGGGAATCCTCATGCCGTGGCTCTCCCTGTTCATTGGCCGACACCCCATCATGTGGCTGCTGGACTTTGTCACATTAAATGACAGAAGACTCTGTCTGCTGGGATACTGGGTGTTTCTGGCTGTGGTGGCCACTTGTGTTGTGTTACACCAGAACTACCAGCGCCTCTCAGGGTCTAAGAAGCACCAGGCCTCCACTGTTGTCAGGAAGTACTTCCATCTGATTGTAGTGGCCACATATGTTCCAGGACTGATATATGACAGGCAGCTGCTCCACGTGGCGTCTGTGGGATGCTTGGCGGTTTTCTTGTTCCTGGAGTACGTGCGTTACTTCCGGATCAGGCCGCTGGGTCAGCTGCTCAGGCAGGTGCTCACCTTGTTCCTGGATGAGCGGGACTCTGGGCCTCTTATCTTAACCCACGTCTACCTGCTGCTGGGAATGTCTCTGCCCATATGGTTGTTCCCTGGGCCATGCGCCCCCAAGGGGATACTCCCTGGTGCTGGCGGCTTGGTACCATATGCAGGTGTGTTGGCTGTGGGGGTCGGAGACACTGTGGCGTCTGTGTTTGGCAGCACCATGGGGGAGATACGCTGGCCCGGCACAAAGAAAACCATGGAAGGGACAGCAACATCGGTGTTTGCCCAGATCATCGCCGTGGCCATGTTTCTCATCTTTGATGGGAGCATCAATCTGAACTCCACCTACTCCTGGATTGTGGGCTCCATCACTCTGGTGGCCATGCTGGAAGCCTACACCTCCCAAATAGACAACCTCCTACTCCCACTCTACCTCTTCATCCTGCTGTTGCTTTGA
- the phyhd1 gene encoding phytanoyl-CoA dioxygenase domain-containing protein 1 isoform X2, whose protein sequence is MMFPPHASTISHVKMQGNADYFITSGDKIRFFFEKGVFDDKGEFIVPKQRSLNKVGHALHAYEPLYKKVTHSPRIQGIAKKLELVHPVILQSMFIFKQPGIGGEVTPHQDATFLYTEPLGRVMGLWIALEDATVNNGCLWFIPGSHNSGISRRMVRTPPGTFPLTDFTGREQTYDDEKFVPTPVKKGGVVLIHGEVVHRSAENSSEDSRNVYTFHIMESQDTRWSPDNWLQPTEELPFPPLYTK, encoded by the exons ATGATGTTTCCTCCACATGCTTCCACCATATCACACGTAAAGATGCAG GGAAACGCTGACTATTTCATCACCAGTGGAGATAAGATCCGCTTTTTCTTTGAGAAAGGAGTTTTTGATGACAAAG GGGAATTCATCGTACCAAAACAGCGGTCACTAAATAAAGTTGGACATG cCCTGCATGCCTATGAACCATTATACAAAAAGGTTACACATTCACCCAGAATCCAG GGCATAGCGAAGAAGCTGGAGCTTGTGCATCCTGTGATACTGCAAAGCATGTTCATTTTTAAG caaCCAGGGATCGGTGGGGAAG TGACGCCGCATCAAGACGCCACATTCCTGTACACGGAGCCGCTGGGCAGAGTTATGGGGCTGTGGATCGCCCTGGAAGACGCCACTGTTAACAATGGCTGCCTGTGGTTTATCCCGGGGTCACACAACA GTGGTATTTCTCGGCGTATGGTGCGTACCCCACCAGGCACCTTCCCCCTGACAGACTTCACTGGTCGAGAGCAGACCTACGATGATGAGAAGTTTGTCCCCACACCTGTAAAAAAAG GTGGTGTAGTCCTGATCCACGGGGAGGTGGTGCATCGCAGCGCTGAAAACTCCTCCGAAGACTCTCGCAATGTCTACACCTTCCACATCATGGAGTCCCAGGACACCCGCTGGAGCCCTGACAACTG GTTGCAACCCACTGAAGAGCTCCCTTTCCCGCCTCTCTACACTAAATGA
- the phyhd1 gene encoding phytanoyl-CoA dioxygenase domain-containing protein 1 isoform X1 translates to MDFMTDQDVQKYLEEGYVVLDGLLTAQECDELRQRMAEIVDQMDVPQHCRTTFSTYHDEQLKTQGNADYFITSGDKIRFFFEKGVFDDKGEFIVPKQRSLNKVGHALHAYEPLYKKVTHSPRIQGIAKKLELVHPVILQSMFIFKQPGIGGEVTPHQDATFLYTEPLGRVMGLWIALEDATVNNGCLWFIPGSHNSGISRRMVRTPPGTFPLTDFTGREQTYDDEKFVPTPVKKGGVVLIHGEVVHRSAENSSEDSRNVYTFHIMESQDTRWSPDNWLQPTEELPFPPLYTK, encoded by the exons ATGGATTTTATGACAGATCAGGACGTGCAAAAG TACCTGGAGGAAGGATATGTGGTTCTGGACGGGCTGCTGACCGCTCAGGAGTGCGACGAGCTGAGGCAAAGGATGGCCGAGATAGTGGACCAGATGGATGTCCCGCAGCACTGCCGCACCACCTTCTCCACCTACCACGATGAGCAGCTGAAAACTCAG GGAAACGCTGACTATTTCATCACCAGTGGAGATAAGATCCGCTTTTTCTTTGAGAAAGGAGTTTTTGATGACAAAG GGGAATTCATCGTACCAAAACAGCGGTCACTAAATAAAGTTGGACATG cCCTGCATGCCTATGAACCATTATACAAAAAGGTTACACATTCACCCAGAATCCAG GGCATAGCGAAGAAGCTGGAGCTTGTGCATCCTGTGATACTGCAAAGCATGTTCATTTTTAAG caaCCAGGGATCGGTGGGGAAG TGACGCCGCATCAAGACGCCACATTCCTGTACACGGAGCCGCTGGGCAGAGTTATGGGGCTGTGGATCGCCCTGGAAGACGCCACTGTTAACAATGGCTGCCTGTGGTTTATCCCGGGGTCACACAACA GTGGTATTTCTCGGCGTATGGTGCGTACCCCACCAGGCACCTTCCCCCTGACAGACTTCACTGGTCGAGAGCAGACCTACGATGATGAGAAGTTTGTCCCCACACCTGTAAAAAAAG GTGGTGTAGTCCTGATCCACGGGGAGGTGGTGCATCGCAGCGCTGAAAACTCCTCCGAAGACTCTCGCAATGTCTACACCTTCCACATCATGGAGTCCCAGGACACCCGCTGGAGCCCTGACAACTG GTTGCAACCCACTGAAGAGCTCCCTTTCCCGCCTCTCTACACTAAATGA
- the lrrc8aa gene encoding leucine rich repeat containing 8 VRAC subunit Aa, which produces MIPITELRYFADTQPAYRILKPWWDVFTDYISIVMLMIAVFGGTLQVTQDKMICLPCKWVVNKSCETVPIPNVSAVYAPEPKGIQYDLDRHQYNYVDAVCYENKLHWFAKYFPYLVLLHTLIFLACSNFWFKFPRTSSKLEHFVSILLKCFDSPWTTRALSETVVEESDPKPLGKMNGSMDKKASFVSEDVEASVPMLQRTKSRIEQGIVDRSETGVLDKKEGEQAKALFEKVKKFRIHVEEGDIVYRLYIRQTIIKVIKFILIISYTAYYVRYIRFSVVCSVNIQKLTGYSMFYCAHPLATLFKILACFYISLVVVYGLICMYTLCWMLSRSLKRYSFESIREESSYSDIPDLKNDFAFMLHMIDQYDPLYSKRFAVFLSEVSENKLRQLNLNNEWTLEKLRQRITKNSQEKLELHLFMLSGIPDTVFDLIELEVLKLELIPDVTIPPIIAQLSNLREMWLYHTPAKIEAPALAFLRENLKSLHIKFTDIKEIPLWIYSLKNLSELHLTGNLSAENNRYIVIDGLRELKRLKVLRLKSNLTKLPQVVTDVGVHLQKLSINNEGTKLMVLNSLKKMVNLTELELVRCDLERIPHSIFSLHNLQEIDLKDNNLKTIEEIISFQHLHRLVCLKLWYNQIAYIPIQIGTLTNMERLYLNRNKIEKIPSQLFFCRKLRFLDLSHNNLTSIHADVGFLQNLQYLAVTANRIETLPPELFKCKKLRTLNLGNNCLQTLPSRFGELTGLTQLELRGNRLECLPVELGECRLLKRSGLVVEEDLFNTLPSEVKEQLWRADKEQA; this is translated from the exons ATGATTCCCATCACAGAACTCCGGTACTTTGCTGACACCCAGCCAGCGTACCGTATCCTGAAGCCATGGTGGGACGTTTTCACCGACTACATCTCAATCGTCATGCTGATGATTGCGGTGTTCGGTGGTACGCTGCAGGTCACACAGGACAAGATGATCTGCTTGCCTTGCAAGTGGGTGGTCAACAAGTCATGTGAGACCGTGCCCATCCCAAATGTGAGCGCTGTCTATGCACCGGAACCCAAAGGCATTCAGTATGACCTCGACCGTCATCAATATAACTATGTCGATGCTGTCTGCTACGAGAACAAACTGCACTGGTTTGCCAAATATTTTCCATATCTGGTGCTACTCCACACCCTTATCTTCCTGGCCTGCAGCAACTTCTGGTTCAAGTTCCCCCGCACAAGCTCGAAACTGGAGCACTTTGTCTCCATCCTCCTCAAGTGCTTTGACTCCCCGTGGACAACAAGAGCTTTGTCTGAGACCGTGGTGGAAGAGAGCGACCCCAAGCCTCTGGGAAAAATGAACGGTTCGATGGACAAGAAGGCCTCATTTGTGAGCGAGGATGTTGAGGCCAGCGTGCCCATGCTCCAACGAACAAAGTCCAGGATTGAACAAGGAATTGTAGATCGCTCTGAAACTGGGGTTTTAGATAAGAAGGAAGGGGAGCAGGCCAAGGCTCTTTTTGAGAAGGTGAAGAAGTTCAGGATCCATGTAGAGGAAGGCGATATAGTGTACCGTCTTTACATACGTCAGACCATCATCAAAGTAATCAAGTTTATACTAATAATTAGCTACACAGCTTATTATGTACGCTACATCAGGTTCAGTGTGGTGTGTTCGGTGAACATTCAGAAACTAACAGGGTACAGCATGTTCTATTGTGCTCATCCATTAGCAACTCTTTTCAAGATTCTGGCCTGTTTCTACATCAGCTTGGTGGTGGTTTATGGGCTTATCTGCATGTACACTCTTTGTTGGATGCTCAGCCGCTCCCTCAAACGATACTCCTTTGAATCAATCCGCGAGGAGAGCAGCTACAGCGATATCCCCGACTTGAAGAACGACTTTGCCTTCATGCTACACATGATAGATCAGTATGACCCTCTTTACTCCAAACGCtttgctgtatttctgtcaGAGGTGAGCGAGAACAAGCTGAGGCAGCTGAACCTGAACAATGAGTGGACGTTGGAGAAGCTGCGGCAGCGCATCACCAAGAACTCCcaggagaagctggagctgcATCTGTTCATGCTCAGTGGGATCCCAGACACAGTGTTTGATCTGATTGAGCTGGAGGTGCTCAAGCTGGAACTTATCCCTGATGTAACTATCCCGCCAATCATCGCCCAGCTCTCCAACCTGAGGGAGATGTGGCTGTATCACACACCAGCTAAAATTGAGGCTCCAGCTCTTGCTTTCCTGAGAGAGAACCTCAAGTCTCTTCACATCAAGTTCACAGACATCAAGGAGATCCCACTGTGGATCTACAGCCTGAAGAACCTCAGTGAGCTGCACCTAACCGGAAACCTGAGTGCTGAGAACAATCGGTACATTGTCATCGACGGTCTTAGGGAGCTCAAAAGGCTCAAAGTGCTGCGTCTGAAAAGCAACTTGACCAAGCTGCCGCAGGTGGTGACGGATGTGGGCGTGCACCTCCAGAAGCTCTCCATCAATAACGAAGGCACCAAGCTGATGGTGCTCAACAGCCTGAAGAAAATGGTcaacctgacagagcttgagcTTGTTCGCTGCGATCTTGAGCGCATTCCACACTCCATCTTTAGTTTGCACAACCTGCAGGAGATTGACCTGAAGGACAACAATCTGAAGACAATAGAGGAGATCATCAGCTTCCAGCACCTGCACCGGCTCGTGTGCCTGAAGCTGTGGTACAACCAGATCGCCTACATCCCCATTCAGATCGGAACACTCACCAACATGGAGAGGCTGTATCTGAACAGGAACAAGATAGAGAAAATCCCCAGCCAGCTTTTCTTCTGTCGCAAGCTACGCTTCTTAGACCTGAGTCACAACAATCTGACCAGCATCCACGCTGATGTAGGCTTCCTCCAGAACCTGCAGTACTTAGCTGTGACAGCAAACAGG ATCGAGACTTTGCCCCCAGAGCTGTTCAAGTGCAAGAAGCTGCGTACTCTGAATCTGGGAAACAACTGCCTGCAGACGCTGCCGTCACGCTTCGGAGAACTCACCGGCTTGACCCAGCTGGAGCTGAGAGGGAACCGCCTTGAGTGTCTCCCAGTGGAGCTCGGTGAGTGTCGGCTGCTGAAGAGGAGCGGtctggtggtggaggaggaccTGTTCAATACGCTGCCATCAGAAGTCAAAGAGCAGCTCTGGAGGGCCGATAAGGAGCAAGCTTGA